A window from Solanum stenotomum isolate F172 chromosome 7, ASM1918654v1, whole genome shotgun sequence encodes these proteins:
- the LOC125870347 gene encoding chaperonin CPN60-2, mitochondrial-like: MYRFAANLASKASVARTSSQKIVGRLNWSRNYAAKDIRFGVEARALMLQGVEQLADAVKVTMGPKGRNVVIEQSWGAPKVTKDGVTVAKSIEFKDKIQNVGASLVKQVANATNDVAGDGTTCATVLTRAIFAEGCKSVAAGMNAMDLRRGITMAVDSVVTNLKSRARMISTSEEIAQVGTISANGERVIGDLIARAMEKVGKEGVITIQDGKTLLNELDVVEGMKLDRGYISPYFITNQKNQKCELDNPLILIHEKKISSVNAVVKALELALKRQRPLLIVAEDVDNEALATLILNKLRAGIKVCAIKAPGFGENRKAYLQDLAILTGGQVITEELGLNIENLEFEMLGTSKEATISKDDTVILDGAGEKKSIEERCELIRSTIEQSTSDYDKEKLQERLAKLSGGVAVLKIGGASEAEVGEKKDRVTDALNATKAAVEEGIVPGGGVALLYAARELDNLTTANFDQKIGVQIIQNALKTPVHTIASNAGVEGAVVVGKLLDQDNLDLGYDAAKGEYVDMIKAGIIDPVKVIRTALVDAASVSSLLTTTEAVVVELPKDEKETPAMGGGMGGGMGGMDF; the protein is encoded by the exons ATGTATCGTTTTGCAGCAAATCTTGCTTCTAAAGCCAG TGTTGCAAGAACCAGTTCCCAAAAG ATTGTTGGGAGGTTAAATTGGAGTAGAAACTATGCTGCAAAGGATATCAGATTTGGAGTTGAAGCTAGAGCTTTGATGCTTCAAGGTGTTGAGCAGCTTGCTGATGCTGTTAAAGTCACTATGGGTCCAAAG GGGCGTAATGTGGTGATTGAACAAAGTTGGGGTGCACCCAAAGTAACAAAAGATGGCGTGACTGTTGCAAAAAGTATTGAATTCAAGGACAAGATACAAAATGTTGGTGCTAGCCTTGTAAAACAAGTCGCCAATGCAACGAATGATGTTGCTGGTGATG GTACCACTTGTGCAACAGTCCTCACCCGAGCAATATTTGCTGAAGGATGCAAGTCAGTTGCAGCTGGTATGAATGCAATGGACCTTAGACGGGGTATTACCATGGCTGTAGATTCTGTTGTGACAAACCTGAAAAGCAGAGCACGGATGATCAGTACATCTGAGGAAATTGCACAG GTTGGGACTATCTCTGCAAACGGAGAAAGAGTAATTGGCGACCTAATTGCAAGGGCAATGGAGAAAGTAGGCAAGGAGGGAGTCATCACTATTCAA GACGGGAAGACATTGCTCAATGAGTTGGATGTTGTTGAAGGGATGAAGTTGGATAGAGGTTACATATCACCATACTTCATCACAAATCAGAAGAATCAGAAATGT GAACTGGATAACCCACTAATTCTGATTCATGAGAAAAAAATCTCAAGCGTTAATGCTGTTGTGAAAGCATTGGAGTTAGCTCTGAAG AGACAAAGGCCCCTCTTAATTGTGGCTGAAGATGTGGACAATGAAGCACTCGCCACTCTTATTTTGAACAAACTCCGTGCTGGAATCAAG GTTTGTGCCATCAAAGCACCAGGCTTTGGTGAAAACAGGAAAGCTTATTTGCAAGATCTTGCTATTTTAACTGGAGGCCAA GTCATAACAGAAGAGCTTGGACTGAACATTGAAAATTTGGAGTTCGAGATGCTGGGAACAAGTAAAGAG GCGACTATCTCTAAGGATGATACTGTCATTCTTGATGGTGCTGGTGAGAAGAAGTCCATAGAGGAACGATGTGAACTG ATTAGATCAACCATTGAACAGAGCACATCTGACTATGACAAGGAGAAGTTGCAGGAAAGACTAGCTAAGCTTTCAGGGGGTGTTGCTGTGTTAAAG ATTGGAGGTGCCAGTGAAGCTGAGGTTGGTGAAAAGAAAGATAGAGTAACTGATGCTTTGAATGCCACAAAGGCTGCAGTGGAGGAAGGAATTGTTCCAG GTGGTGGTGTTGCTCTTCTTTATGCAGCAAGAGAATTGGATAATTTGACAACAGCCAACTTTGACCAGAAGATTGGTGTACAAATTATTCAGAATGCTCTGAAG ACACCAGTACATACAATAGCCTCTAACGCAGGAGTAGAGGGTGCTGTCGTGGTTGGTAAACTGTTGGATCAGGACAACCTTGATCTTGGATATGATGCGGCCAAGGGTGAATATGTAGATATGATAAAGGCAGGGATTATCGATCCAGTGAAAGTGATTAGGACAGCTTTGGTTGATGCTGCCAG CGTCTCATCTCTCTTGACCACAACTGAAGCAGTTGTTGTCGAGCTTCCTAAGGATGAGAAGGAAACTCCTGCAATGGGTGGCGGtatgggtggtggtatgggtgGCATGGACTTCTAA
- the LOC125871660 gene encoding PHD finger protein ING1 — translation MSFIEEFQANIEALPNHLRRKYALLRDLDKSLQGVQTQNEQRCDKEIEDMIQRIKAGNVTPDSSLIKFSDDALDEQKHAIRIADEKVALASQAYDLVDAHIQQLDQYLKKFDEDLRRERDTAVVTGAPATTVENNVKSGRSGEGKGGRKKTRLATAAAATATAATPSGMDLDLPVDPNEPTYCFCNQVSYGEMVACDNPNCKIEWFHYGCVGLKEQPKGKWFCADCAGTQKKRKGK, via the exons ATGTCATTCATCGAAGAATTTCAAGCCA ATATCGAAGCTCTTCCGAACCATTTGCGGAGGAAGTATGCGTTGCTGCGTGATTTGGATAAAAGTCTGCAAG GAGTCCAGACCCAAAATGAACAACGTTGTGACAAAGAAATAGAGGATATGATACAACGTATTAAGGCTGGTAATGTGACACCAGACTCTTCACTAATCAAATTCTCTGATGATGCATTGGATGAGCAAAAGCATGCAATCAGGATTGCTGATGAAAAAGTTGCACTAGCTTCTCAGGCATATGATCTG GTAGATGCTCATATTCAGCAGCTTGATCAGTACTTGAAAAAGTTTGACGAAGATCTCCGGAGAG AAAGGGATACTGCTGTTGTTACTGGAGCTCCTGCTACCACTGTTGAAAATAACGTCAAATCTGGAAGGTCTGGTGAGGGTAAGGGAGGGCGTAAAAA AACACGTCTTGCTACAGCAGCTGCAGCTACAGCCACTGCAGCAACACCAAGTGGAATGGACTTGGATCTGCCTGTTGATCCAAACGAACCAACATACTGTTTCTGCAAtcaagttagctatggtgaaATGGTTGCTTGCGACAATCCTAAT TGCAAAATAGAGTGGTTCCACTACGGCTGCGTTGGCCTCAAAGAACAGCCCAAGGGGAAATGGTTTTGCGCGGATTGTGCAGGAACGCAAAAGAAGCGGAAAGGAAAGTga
- the LOC125871659 gene encoding uncharacterized protein LOC125871659 produces MEYAIISKRSSRARYSYGIIFLITNLIAWFVRDYGERVLPLLHYSKACGNGGSECSHTMGVLRVSLGCFSFFLVMFLTTCFTSKLYDVRNVWHSGWWILKFLMLIIFTVIPFFVPSDYIQLYGEFARVGAGVFLILQLISVIEFITWWNNYWMPDERKKQSCSLGLFMSTVCYIASICGIFVMYVLYASKTSCILNIFFISWTAILLVVMMAVSLHSKVNRGLLSSGIMASYVVFLCWSAIRSEPATQKCSSQQQNNAHGGWTTVIGFLIAICAIVMATFSTGIDSQTFQFRKDKVQSEDDVPYKYGFFHLVFSLGAMYFAMLFISWNLDGLPRKWSIDVGWASTWVKIVNEWFAATIYLWKLIFPVVRQTKVMDHEETEQQMDNSTSV; encoded by the exons ATGGAATATGCAATTATAAGCAAGAGGTCATCGCGAGCTCGTTATTCCTATGGCATTATATTCTTGATAACAAATCTTATAGCTTGGTTTGTCCGCGATTATGGTGAAAGGGTTCTTCCTCTGCTTCATT ACTCAAAAGCATGTGGAAATGGTGGAAGTGAATGTTCTCACACGATGGGGGTTCTTCGTGTGAGTTTAGGTTGTTTT AGTTTCTTTTTAGTAATGTTTCTTACAACATGTTTCACAAGCAAGCTGTATGACGTTCGCAATGTATGGCATTCTGGCTGGTGGATTTTGAAGTTTCTTATGTTGATCATTTTTACGGTGATTCCATTTTTCGTCCCCTCAGATTACATCCAGTTATATG GTGAATTTGCTCGAGTAGGTGCAGG GGTTTTTCTCATCCTCCAGTTAATAAGTGTGATCGAGTTCATCACGTGGTGGAATAACTATTGGATGCCTGATGAACGAAAGAAACAAAG CTGCTCCCTTGGTTTATTCATGTCAACAGTCTGTTACATCGCTTCCATTTGTGGTATTTTCGTGATGTATGTGCTTTACGCCTCCAAAACATCATGCATTCTGAACATATTCTTCATCTCCTGGACTGCAATTCTGCTGGTAGTAATGATGGCTGTATCTTTACACTCTAAG GTAAATAGAGGACTTTTGTCTTCAGGGATTATGGCTTCTTATGTTGTCTTTCTGTGTTGGAGTGCTATTCGAAG TGAGCCTGCCACTCAGAAATGCAGCTCTCAGCAACAAAACAACGCGCATGGTGGTTGGACTACTGTAATT GGCTTCTTGATTGCTATATGTGCAATCGTCATGGCAACGTTCTCCACTGGCATCGACTCACAAACATTTCAG TTTCGCAAGGATAAAGTTCAATCGGAGGATGATGTTCCCTATAAGTATGGCTTCTTTCACTTAGTGTTCTCCTTAGGAGCAATGTACTTTGCTATGCTATTCATCAGTTGGAATCTTGATGGTTTGCCTCGAAA ATGGAGTATTGATGTTGGTTGGGCTAGTACATGGGTGAAAATAGTGAATGAATGGTTTGCTGCTACAATATATT TGTGGAAACTAATATTTCCAGTGGTGAGACAAACAAAAGTGATGGATCATGAAGAGACAGAACAACAAATGGACAATTCAACTTCAGTGTGA
- the LOC125871117 gene encoding dirigent protein 16-like produces MFIKFAILFVFVPFVVAIDHVSTSTPQEPILELYMHDILGGNNPTARPITGLLGNIYSGQIPFATPLGFQPPKDGVVIPNANGAMPTFNINGVPLGTGLAGTIFAGGNNNNNGQNVNTQLGPDGLGLGFGTITVIDDFLTSSPELGTQNLGKAQGVYVASSADGSTQMMAFTAMFEGGEFGDSLNFFGVFRIGSTMSRISVTGGTGKFKNACGFAEIRSLIPAGQHVTDGAETLLRIVVHLTY; encoded by the exons atgtTCATCAAATTTGCaattctatttgtatttgtaccATTTGTAGTTGCAATTGATCATGTAAGTACAAGTACACCACAAGAACCGATTCTTGAATTGTACATGCACGATATCTTGGGAGGAAATAATCCAACAGCTCGGCCAATAACCGGTTTATTAGGCAATATTTATAGTGGACAAATACCATTTGCTACACCACTTGGATTTCAACCTCCAAAAGATGGTGTTGTAATTCCAAATGCTAATGGTGCAATGCCAACATTCAATATCAATGGTGTTCCATTAGGGACAGGTCTAGCAGGCACAATATTTGCTGgaggaaataataataataatggacAAAATGTGAATACTCAATTAGGCCCTGATGGTCTAGGGCTGGGGTTCGGGACGATCACGGTTATCGATGACTTCTTGACCTCGTCTCCTGAATTAG GTACACAAAATCTTGGAAAAGCACAAGGAGTATATGTAGCAAGTTCAGCAGATGGAAGTACTCAAATGATGGCATTTACAGCTATGTTTGAAGGAGGTGAATTTGGTGATAGTCTTAATTTCTTTGGAGTTTTTAGAATTGGAAGTACAATGTCAAGAATTTCAGTAACAGGAGGAACTGGTAAATTTAAAAACGCGTGTGGATTCGCGGAAATACGTTCACTTATACCAGCTGGTCAACATGTTACTGATGGTGCAGAGACATTGTTGAGGATTGTTGTTCATCTTACTTACTGA
- the LOC125871740 gene encoding F-box/kelch-repeat protein At3g23880-like — protein sequence MSTNNEMKNTIPNDQIHIPNFPLEIIIEILSRLPVKSLLKFKSVSKSWFSLISSSHFSKSHLNISSRNNNLSHKNLLLLSMYLPHTLYSCTLYSTLHEKSNLCLNKLNFPWNPSNILAGVSLCNGLFLICIGMYNNNLYLWNPSTRKNKILPFSSCTKYSRCDVTFGFGYDEFNDDYKVIEIYGVYDIHYVYDANIKIYSLRSNSWKIMKKYSDALFSSDSGVFLNGCVHWAVAHNDGSCIYWDIVSLNLKNEKFGNFALPSFDGFDHSRSLVDSSDFELGTMNWSLGKLGDFLCLFCDYYKVKLDVWIMKEYNAKGCWIKPVSLPYVRGVGPCISPLWISDIDIGGEVLLHDGTRVMVYDSKNDEYKCVEICEMNGDGVGAATVYAESLVSPYLDSIENTPEMQ from the coding sequence ATGTCCACAAACAATGAGATGAAAAACACCATTCCCAATGATCAAATACATATTCCAAATTTCCCACTAGAGATCATCATAGAAATACTTTCAAGATTACCAGTCAAATCACTCTTGAAATTCAAGTCTGTTTCGAAATCATGGTTTTCATTAATTTCATCATCTCATTTTTCGAAATCTCATTTAAACATATCATCAAGAAACAACAATTTATCACACAAAAATCTCCTTTTACTCTCCATGTATCTACCTCATACTCTATATTCTTGCACCCTTTACTCTACATTGCATGAAAAATCCAATCTTTGTCTCAACAAACTCAATTTCCCTTGGAATCCATCAAACATTCTAGCTGGAGTTTCTTTATGTAATGGTTTGTTCTTGATTTGTATTGGTATGTACAATAATAACTTGTATTTGTGGAATCCATCTACTAGAAAAAACAAGATTTTGCCTTTTTCTAGTTGTACTAAGTATTCAAGATGTGATGTTACTTTTGGTTTTGGTTATGATGAGTTTAATGATGATTATAAAGTTATTGAGATTTATGGGGTTTATGATATTCACTATGTATATGATGCAAATATCAAGATTTATAGTTTAAGGTCAAATTCTtggaaaattatgaaaaaatatagtGATGCACTTTTTTCCTCTGACTCTGGTGTTTTCTTGAATGGATGTGTTCATTGGGCAGTGGCACATAATGATGGATCTTGTATTTATTGGGATATAGTTTCACTTAACttgaaaaatgagaaatttgggAATTTTGCGTTGCCTAGTTTTGATGGTTTTGATCATTCAAGGTCATTAGTAGATTCAAGTGATTTTGAACTAGGGACTATGAATTGGTCATTAGGGAAGTTAGGGgattttctttgtttgttttgtgACTATTATAAAGTTAAGTTGGATGTATGGATAATGAAGGAGTATAACGCGAAAGGGTGTTGGATTAAACCGGTTTCCCTTCCTTATGTAAGGGGAGTAGGGCCTTGTATATCACCGTTGTGGATATCAGACATAGACATCGGTGGTGAAGTGTTGTTGCATGATGGAACGCGTGTTATGGTGTATGACTCGAAGAATGATGAGTATAAATGCGTGGAGATTTGTGAAATGAATGGTGATGGTGTTGGAGCAGCAACTGTCTATGCTGAGAGCCTTGTTTCGCCTTATCTTGACAGTATTGAAAATACGCCTGAAATGCAGTAA